A section of the Pseudomonas sp. FP453 genome encodes:
- the cobG gene encoding precorrin-3B synthase, producing the protein MPPDKAGIIPRLYPSTGSPVKPSPAVNTLRPSACPGLLRIVQALDGGICRIKLAGGSITAAQAHAVADAAQAYAGGVIEATNRANLQIRGIGSEEGALIAMLLAADLGPNNAAGDDVRNLMLSPSAGIDPQMLFDTRPLADQILDTLQGHPRFHELSAKFAVQLDGGEDLAMLEHHHDLWLSAFVRDGQTLLAFGLAGCPGLDAPLAAVPLEQGHALVVGVLEAFLDLATPEQTRMRHLAVDKLLSRVSLPLLPADGFKRPPSGALLHLGTYPQVQKNQFYVAAIAPLGRLDATMLKGAAQLASDYGDGTLRFTPWQGVLLPCVEKPHAVTERLMQLGFLCSIDQPLARMTACTGSSGCGKALADTKADAVQLAALQVEHDVHLSGCPRSCAAAHTAPVTLLAVSPGHYDLYFRDAAQPGFGRLHAHALSIEATGALLRARPRSNTDD; encoded by the coding sequence ATGCCGCCGGACAAAGCAGGCATAATACCGCGCCTTTACCCATCGACCGGTAGCCCCGTGAAACCATCGCCCGCTGTGAATACCTTGCGCCCCTCGGCTTGTCCGGGGTTGCTGCGTATTGTCCAGGCGTTGGACGGCGGCATTTGCCGGATCAAACTGGCCGGCGGTTCCATCACCGCCGCGCAAGCCCATGCGGTGGCGGACGCGGCCCAGGCCTATGCGGGCGGGGTGATCGAGGCGACCAACCGCGCCAACCTGCAGATTCGCGGGATCGGCAGCGAAGAGGGCGCGTTGATCGCCATGTTGCTGGCCGCCGACCTGGGCCCCAACAACGCCGCGGGCGACGACGTGCGCAACCTGATGCTCAGCCCCAGTGCCGGGATCGACCCGCAGATGCTGTTCGACACGCGCCCGCTGGCCGATCAGATCCTCGATACCCTGCAAGGCCATCCGCGTTTCCATGAGCTGTCGGCCAAGTTCGCCGTGCAACTGGATGGCGGCGAGGACCTGGCGATGCTTGAACATCACCATGACCTGTGGCTGTCGGCGTTCGTGCGCGATGGCCAGACGCTGCTTGCGTTTGGCCTGGCCGGTTGCCCGGGGCTGGATGCGCCGCTGGCTGCCGTGCCGCTGGAGCAAGGACATGCACTGGTGGTGGGCGTGTTGGAGGCGTTTCTCGACCTCGCCACGCCAGAGCAGACCCGCATGCGTCATCTGGCTGTGGATAAGTTATTGAGCCGCGTCAGCCTGCCGTTGCTACCGGCCGACGGCTTCAAACGCCCGCCCAGCGGCGCTTTGCTGCACCTCGGCACTTATCCACAGGTGCAAAAAAATCAGTTCTACGTGGCTGCCATCGCACCGTTGGGCCGCCTGGACGCGACGATGCTCAAAGGCGCTGCGCAACTGGCCAGCGACTACGGCGACGGCACGTTGCGCTTCACCCCTTGGCAAGGCGTGCTGCTGCCCTGCGTCGAAAAACCCCACGCCGTGACCGAACGCCTCATGCAGCTGGGCTTTCTGTGTTCAATCGACCAGCCCCTGGCGCGCATGACCGCCTGCACCGGCTCCAGCGGCTGCGGCAAGGCCCTGGCCGACACCAAGGCCGACGCCGTTCAGCTCGCCGCCCTGCAAGTGGAGCATGACGTGCACCTGTCTGGCTGCCCGCGCTCCTGCGCCGCCGCGCACACCGCGCCGGTGACCTTGCTGGCCGTGAGCCCCGGCCACTACGACCTCTATTTTCGCGATGCAGCCCAGCCCGGTTTCGGCCGGCTGCACGCGCATGCCCTTTCTATTGAAGCGACGGGCGCCTTGCTGCGCGCCCGCCCACGGAGCAACACCGATGATTGA
- a CDS encoding precorrin-8X methylmutase, producing MIDYIRDGQEIYRNSFAIIRAEAKLERIPADLEKLAVRVIHACGMVDAIDGLQFSEGAGKAGRDALAAGAPILCDARMVSEGVTRARLPANNEVICTLRDDSVPELARELGNTRSAAALELWRPHLEGSVVVIGNAPTALFYLLEMIDAGAPKPALILGFPVGFVGAAESKAMLAADSRGVPFVIMQGRLGGSAMAAAAVNALATEVE from the coding sequence ATGATTGATTACATCCGCGACGGTCAGGAGATCTATCGCAACTCCTTCGCCATTATTCGCGCGGAAGCCAAGTTGGAGCGCATCCCGGCCGACCTGGAAAAACTCGCGGTGCGGGTGATTCATGCCTGCGGCATGGTCGACGCCATCGACGGCCTGCAATTCTCCGAAGGTGCAGGCAAGGCCGGGCGCGATGCGCTGGCCGCTGGCGCGCCGATCTTGTGCGATGCGCGGATGGTCTCCGAAGGCGTGACCCGTGCGCGCCTGCCGGCCAACAACGAGGTGATCTGCACCCTGCGCGACGACAGCGTGCCGGAGCTGGCGCGGGAGCTGGGCAACACCCGTTCCGCTGCCGCGCTGGAGCTGTGGCGCCCGCATTTGGAAGGCAGCGTGGTGGTGATCGGCAACGCACCGACCGCGTTGTTCTACCTGCTGGAAATGATTGATGCCGGCGCGCCGAAACCGGCACTGATCCTCGGCTTCCCGGTGGGCTTTGTCGGCGCCGCAGAATCCAAGGCGATGCTCGCCGCTGACAGCCGTGGCGTGCCGTTCGTGATCATGCAGGGCCGCCTGGGCGGCAGTGCGATGGCCGCCGCCGCGGTGAATGCCCTGGCCACGGAGGTCGAATAA
- a CDS encoding precorrin-2 C(20)-methyltransferase: MQARGRLIGLGVGPGDPELITLKALRLLRESPVVAYFVAKGKKGNAFGIIEDHLVPQQTLMPLVYPVTTEALPAPMSYEQVISDFYDAASVDVAAHLDAGHDVAVICEGDPFFYGSYMYLHDRLAERYDAQVIPGVCSMLGGASVLGAPLVYRNQSLSVLSGVLPHDDLKRRLADADAAVIMKLGRNFPKVRQVLEELGLAGRALYVERATMANQKIVALDQVDPSSSPYFSLIIVPGERWQG; the protein is encoded by the coding sequence ATGCAGGCGCGCGGACGTTTGATCGGCCTGGGCGTCGGCCCCGGCGACCCGGAACTGATCACCCTCAAGGCCTTGCGCCTGTTGCGTGAGTCGCCGGTGGTGGCGTACTTCGTGGCCAAGGGCAAGAAGGGCAACGCCTTCGGCATCATCGAGGACCACCTGGTGCCTCAGCAGACCCTGATGCCGCTGGTGTACCCGGTGACCACCGAAGCCTTGCCGGCGCCGATGTCGTACGAGCAAGTGATCAGCGACTTCTACGACGCCGCCAGTGTGGACGTGGCTGCGCACCTGGACGCCGGGCATGATGTGGCGGTGATCTGCGAAGGTGACCCGTTCTTCTACGGCTCCTACATGTACCTGCACGACCGCCTGGCCGAGCGTTACGACGCGCAAGTCATCCCTGGCGTGTGCTCGATGCTCGGCGGCGCCTCGGTGCTCGGCGCGCCGCTGGTGTATCGCAACCAGAGCCTGTCGGTGCTCTCGGGCGTGTTGCCCCATGACGATCTCAAGCGCCGTTTGGCCGATGCCGATGCGGCGGTGATCATGAAGCTGGGCCGCAACTTCCCGAAAGTGCGCCAGGTGCTGGAGGAACTCGGCCTGGCCGGGCGCGCGTTGTATGTGGAACGCGCCACCATGGCCAATCAGAAGATCGTGGCGCTGGATCAGGTGGATCCGTCGTCGTCGCCGTACTTCTCGCTGATCATCGTGCCCGGTGAACGGTGGCAAGGTTGA
- a CDS encoding DUF2946 domain-containing protein → MARQRFAIAWIACLAVLFNAFAMPMASAMQQSQDPVQQLLWGSFCSSNGATLKTIALGKLDIPAPQQDDHSTMQHCWCCSGSAPLVALPGHVPQLYLTQFNTAQSLPPPQLQSPTPRQQWPSLNPRASPTA, encoded by the coding sequence ATGGCCCGTCAACGCTTTGCAATCGCCTGGATCGCCTGCCTTGCAGTGCTGTTCAACGCCTTTGCCATGCCAATGGCCAGCGCGATGCAGCAATCCCAGGACCCGGTGCAGCAATTGTTGTGGGGCAGTTTCTGTTCCTCCAATGGCGCCACGCTCAAGACCATCGCCCTGGGCAAGCTGGACATCCCGGCACCGCAGCAGGACGATCACTCCACCATGCAGCATTGCTGGTGTTGCTCGGGCTCCGCGCCGTTGGTGGCGTTGCCGGGGCATGTGCCGCAGTTGTACCTCACCCAATTCAACACCGCTCAAAGCTTGCCGCCGCCCCAGTTGCAAAGCCCGACCCCGCGCCAGCAATGGCCGAGCCTCAACCCGCGCGCCTCTCCAACGGCCTGA
- a CDS encoding addiction module antidote protein yields MTEFTDFDVADYLKTPEDMAEYLEAAFEEDCGDGLLIRTALNNIARAQGMTQIARDAGLGRESLYKALSTTGNPEFATIMKVMKALGLKLHATAI; encoded by the coding sequence ATGACTGAATTTACAGATTTCGACGTCGCGGACTACCTCAAGACCCCCGAGGACATGGCCGAGTACCTTGAAGCCGCTTTCGAAGAGGATTGCGGGGATGGACTGCTGATTCGTACGGCCCTGAACAACATCGCCCGTGCCCAAGGCATGACCCAAATCGCCCGCGACGCCGGCCTCGGCCGCGAAAGCCTATACAAAGCCCTATCCACCACTGGCAACCCCGAATTCGCAACTATCATGAAGGTCATGAAAGCACTGGGCCTCAAGCTTCACGCCACAGCGATCTGA
- a CDS encoding TonB-dependent copper receptor: MSRFTADSRLGCTPVFAVLCGALLVPLAHADENELSPTVITAIAPSSPLTVITNPKDPRQPVPASDGGDYLKTIPGFALVRNGGTNGDPVLRGMFGSRLNILTNGSMMLGACPGRMDAPTSYISPETYDKLTVIKGPQTVLWGPGASAGTILFEREPEQFGELGTRLNASVLAGSNGRFDKVIDAAAGGPLGYVRVIGNQAHADDYKDGNNDTVASRYDKWNGDVAVGFTPDADTLLELTAGRGDGEARYAGRGMDGSQFLRESLGLRFEKSNIGEVLDKVEAQVYYNYADHVMDNYTLRTPSGTGMMAGPMASNVDRRTLGARIKATWRWADVQLISGLDAQTNEHRQRSSMGIDTYKDLPRVKDANFHNYGVFGELTWYAADRERLITGARLDRASAKDFRQRTGSGMSARANPTADNTRADTLPSGFVRYEHDLADSPTTLYAGLGHSERFPDYWELFSPNTGAAGAVNAFDGVKPEKTTQLDFGAQYKSADLEAWASGYIGRVQDFILFDYKPGMMGTTSQARNVDARIMGGELGAAYKLTRHWKTDATLAYAWGKNSSDGKALPQMPPLDARLGLTYSEDDWSAGALWRVVAAQNRIDPNKGNVVGKDYDKSGGFGVFSLNAAYRINKNFKVSTGVDNLFGKAYAEHLNLAGNAGFGYPANDPQAIKEPGRTLWTKVDMSF; encoded by the coding sequence ATGTCCAGGTTTACTGCTGACTCCCGTTTGGGATGTACCCCCGTGTTCGCCGTTCTGTGCGGCGCACTCTTGGTGCCACTGGCTCACGCCGATGAAAACGAACTGAGCCCCACCGTCATCACCGCGATTGCCCCCAGCTCACCGCTGACCGTGATCACCAACCCCAAGGACCCGCGCCAACCGGTGCCCGCCAGCGATGGCGGCGACTACCTCAAGACCATCCCGGGCTTTGCCCTGGTGCGCAACGGCGGCACCAACGGCGACCCGGTGCTGCGCGGCATGTTTGGCTCGCGCCTGAATATCCTCACCAATGGCAGCATGATGCTCGGCGCCTGCCCCGGCCGCATGGACGCGCCGACCTCGTACATTTCCCCGGAAACCTACGACAAGCTCACCGTGATCAAAGGCCCGCAAACCGTGCTCTGGGGCCCGGGCGCTTCCGCCGGCACCATCCTGTTCGAACGTGAACCGGAGCAGTTCGGCGAGTTGGGCACACGCCTCAACGCCAGCGTGCTGGCCGGCTCCAACGGGCGCTTCGACAAGGTCATCGATGCCGCCGCCGGTGGCCCGCTTGGCTATGTGCGAGTGATCGGCAACCAGGCCCACGCCGATGACTACAAGGACGGCAACAACGACACCGTCGCCTCGCGCTACGACAAGTGGAACGGTGACGTGGCCGTCGGCTTCACCCCCGACGCCGACACCCTGCTGGAACTCACCGCCGGCCGTGGCGATGGCGAAGCGCGCTACGCCGGACGCGGCATGGACGGCTCGCAGTTCCTGCGGGAAAGCCTCGGGTTGCGCTTCGAAAAATCCAACATCGGCGAGGTGCTGGACAAGGTCGAGGCCCAGGTCTACTACAACTACGCCGACCATGTGATGGACAACTACACACTGCGCACGCCGTCCGGCACCGGGATGATGGCCGGGCCGATGGCGTCCAACGTCGACCGCCGCACTCTTGGCGCGCGGATCAAGGCCACCTGGCGCTGGGCCGATGTGCAGTTGATCAGCGGCCTCGATGCGCAGACCAACGAACACCGCCAGCGCAGCAGCATGGGCATCGACACCTACAAGGACCTGCCCCGGGTCAAGGACGCCAACTTCCACAACTACGGGGTGTTCGGCGAACTCACCTGGTACGCCGCCGACCGCGAGCGCCTGATCACCGGCGCGCGCCTGGACCGCGCCTCGGCCAAGGATTTCCGCCAGCGCACCGGCTCCGGCATGAGCGCCCGCGCCAACCCGACGGCCGACAACACCCGCGCCGACACCTTGCCGTCCGGCTTCGTGCGTTATGAACACGACTTGGCCGACAGCCCCACCACCCTCTACGCCGGCCTGGGCCATTCGGAACGCTTCCCCGACTACTGGGAACTGTTTTCGCCGAACACCGGCGCAGCGGGTGCGGTGAATGCCTTCGACGGCGTGAAACCGGAGAAGACCACCCAACTCGACTTCGGCGCGCAGTACAAAAGCGCCGACCTCGAAGCCTGGGCCTCGGGCTACATCGGCCGCGTGCAGGACTTCATCCTGTTCGACTACAAGCCTGGGATGATGGGCACCACCTCCCAGGCGCGCAATGTCGACGCACGGATCATGGGCGGCGAACTGGGCGCGGCGTACAAGCTGACGCGCCACTGGAAAACCGACGCCACCCTCGCCTACGCCTGGGGCAAGAACAGCAGCGACGGCAAGGCCCTGCCCCAAATGCCGCCGCTGGACGCGCGCCTGGGCCTCACCTACAGCGAAGACGACTGGAGCGCCGGCGCCTTGTGGCGGGTGGTCGCGGCACAAAACCGCATCGACCCGAACAAGGGCAACGTGGTCGGCAAGGACTACGACAAGAGCGGCGGCTTTGGCGTGTTCTCGTTGAACGCGGCGTACCGCATCAACAAAAACTTCAAGGTCAGCACCGGTGTGGACAACCTGTTCGGCAAGGCCTACGCCGAGCATTTGAACCTGGCGGGCAACGCCGGGTTCGGCTACCCGGCCAATGACCCGCAGGCCATCAAGGAGCCTGGTCGCACGCTGTGGACCAAGGTCGACATGAGCTTCTAA
- a CDS encoding type II toxin-antitoxin system RelE/ParE family toxin has product MIHFKKSKEFQEWLVSLRRNPARARVMTRLDNATYGNFGDCVSVGNGVSEMRIHYGPGYRIYFTRKGDVVYLLLIGGDKSTQKRDIQHAKKIAEDFEKRSNP; this is encoded by the coding sequence ATGATTCATTTCAAGAAATCCAAGGAGTTTCAGGAGTGGCTCGTTTCATTACGCAGAAATCCTGCCCGCGCCCGCGTAATGACAAGGCTAGATAACGCAACGTATGGCAATTTCGGAGACTGCGTTTCAGTAGGAAACGGCGTATCAGAAATGCGCATCCACTATGGTCCTGGGTATCGGATTTACTTCACGCGTAAGGGCGATGTGGTTTACCTACTGCTGATAGGAGGCGATAAATCAACTCAGAAGCGCGACATCCAACACGCGAAGAAAATTGCTGAAGACTTTGAAAAAAGGAGTAACCCATGA
- a CDS encoding cobalt-precorrin-6A reductase, whose translation MKRILLLGGVTEALAIARTLGSEHIYSLAGVGRVPTDLTCQVRVGGYGGAEGLAQFVRDEGIGLILDATHPYAAQISRNAAEAAQLSGVPCWALRRPAWQPQAGDDWREVSDWTSLIEALKPFKRPLFTLGREPLQHLDEIPPEQFWTLRALDVYPGNERCEVIGARGPFLIEDERVLFERRGIDVLISKNSGSTATEPKLEVARELGVPVLVLKRPVLAAVDRELLSPAETIDSLADFMR comes from the coding sequence ATGAAACGTATCCTGCTGCTGGGCGGCGTGACGGAAGCGCTGGCCATCGCCCGCACCTTGGGCTCGGAACATATCTACAGTTTGGCCGGTGTTGGGCGCGTGCCCACCGACCTGACCTGCCAGGTGCGGGTCGGCGGTTATGGCGGCGCTGAGGGCTTGGCGCAGTTTGTCCGGGATGAGGGCATTGGCCTGATTCTCGACGCCACCCATCCGTATGCAGCGCAGATCAGCCGCAATGCTGCCGAGGCCGCGCAGTTGAGCGGCGTGCCCTGTTGGGCCTTGCGCCGCCCGGCGTGGCAGCCGCAGGCGGGGGATGATTGGCGGGAGGTCAGTGATTGGACGTCGTTGATTGAAGCGTTGAAACCCTTCAAGCGCCCGTTGTTCACGTTGGGGCGGGAGCCATTGCAGCACCTTGATGAAATCCCGCCGGAGCAGTTCTGGACGTTGCGCGCGCTGGATGTGTATCCGGGAAATGAGCGCTGCGAAGTGATCGGCGCGCGCGGGCCGTTTCTGATCGAGGATGAGCGGGTGCTGTTCGAGCGGCGTGGGATTGATGTGCTGATCAGCAAGAACAGCGGGAGCACGGCAACGGAGCCGAAGCTGGAAGTGGCAAGGGAGCTTGGAGTGCCGGTGTTGGTGTTGAAGCGGCCGGTGTTGGCGGCGGTGGATCGAGAGCTTTTGTCGCCCGCAGAAACAATCGATTCGTTGGCAGATTTCATGCGATAG
- the cbiE gene encoding precorrin-6y C5,15-methyltransferase (decarboxylating) subunit CbiE, whose protein sequence is MSPWLTVVGIGEDGFKGLGRNARHALLRATRIIGAQRQLDLLPVCIRGAREVWPSPFSLEPLLARRGEPVCVLASGDPMFYGVGASLARQVAADELLILPAPSSVSLAAARLGWPLQDVVTLSVVARPLAALNAHLASGVRLLVLSNDGGSPALIAALLAASGFGPSRMSVFEHLGGSDERRLDGRAVDWQHASVADLNLVAIDCVASGETPRLSRLAGLPDSAFKHDGQLTKRDVRAMTLARLAPMPGELLWDVGAGSGSIGIEWMRAQPSCRALAIEADEGRQGLIEHNRDALGVPGLQLIRGKAPEALSSLEAPDAIFIGGGVTREGVLDTCWQHLRPGGRLVANAVTLQSEMTLMDWRARHGGELTRIHVAQAQPLGEFDTWRQALPITLLEVVKPL, encoded by the coding sequence ATGTCGCCCTGGCTGACGGTTGTAGGCATCGGTGAAGACGGCTTCAAGGGCCTGGGCCGCAATGCCCGGCACGCCCTGTTGCGCGCCACGCGGATTATAGGTGCTCAGCGCCAGTTAGACCTGTTGCCGGTGTGTATTCGTGGCGCGCGCGAGGTGTGGCCGAGCCCGTTTTCACTGGAGCCGCTGCTGGCGCGGCGCGGCGAGCCCGTGTGCGTGCTGGCCAGCGGCGATCCGATGTTCTACGGCGTGGGCGCGAGCCTGGCACGGCAGGTGGCGGCGGATGAGCTGCTGATCCTGCCGGCACCGTCGTCGGTGTCGTTGGCGGCGGCGCGCTTGGGCTGGCCGTTGCAGGACGTGGTGACGCTGTCCGTGGTGGCGCGGCCGTTGGCGGCGTTGAATGCGCATCTGGCCAGTGGCGTGCGGTTGTTGGTGTTGAGCAATGACGGCGGCAGTCCGGCGTTGATTGCCGCGTTGTTGGCCGCGTCCGGGTTTGGGCCGAGCCGCATGTCTGTGTTTGAGCACTTGGGCGGCTCGGATGAACGGCGTCTTGATGGGCGAGCTGTGGATTGGCAACACGCGTCAGTCGCCGATTTGAATCTGGTTGCCATCGACTGTGTGGCCTCTGGCGAAACACCCCGCCTGTCACGTCTGGCCGGCCTGCCCGATTCGGCATTCAAACACGACGGCCAACTGACCAAACGGGATGTGCGCGCCATGACCCTCGCCCGCCTCGCGCCGATGCCCGGCGAATTGCTGTGGGATGTGGGCGCGGGCAGCGGTTCCATCGGGATTGAGTGGATGCGTGCGCAACCGAGTTGCCGCGCGCTGGCGATTGAAGCCGACGAAGGTCGCCAAGGCCTGATCGAACACAACCGCGACGCCCTCGGCGTGCCCGGCCTGCAACTGATTCGCGGCAAGGCGCCCGAGGCGTTGAGTAGCCTGGAAGCCCCGGATGCGATCTTCATCGGCGGCGGCGTGACCCGCGAGGGCGTGCTCGACACCTGCTGGCAACACCTGCGGCCGGGCGGGCGCCTCGTCGCCAACGCCGTGACCCTGCAAAGTGAAATGACCCTGATGGACTGGCGCGCCCGGCATGGCGGCGAACTGACGCGCATCCACGTGGCCCAGGCGCAGCCGCTGGGGGAGTTTGATACGTGGCGGCAGGCGTTGCCGATTACGTTGCTGGAAGTGGTCAAGCCACTATGA
- a CDS encoding PIN domain-containing protein — protein sequence MMDAYIKQYRRKGIIVDTNLLLLALIGGTSSIMEFKRTSGYTDDDYKLLLKLIDQFEKLISTPHILAEVSNLTNGLYGSKLHDFYETLKNSLSTIIEIHHPASDISRDYELAPYGLTDVGIVAAAKDKYLVLTDDLRVAGFAHQHCVDVVNFNHIREASWEV from the coding sequence ATGATGGATGCTTATATAAAGCAATATCGAAGAAAGGGAATCATAGTCGACACCAACCTGTTACTCTTGGCACTGATAGGTGGCACGTCCAGCATCATGGAATTCAAGAGAACAAGCGGTTATACCGATGATGACTACAAGCTTCTTCTCAAACTGATTGATCAATTCGAAAAACTTATCTCAACCCCTCATATTCTTGCAGAAGTCAGCAACCTGACAAATGGGCTGTATGGGAGCAAGCTGCACGACTTCTATGAAACTTTGAAAAATTCACTATCAACAATAATTGAAATCCATCACCCGGCCTCGGATATAAGTCGCGACTATGAGCTGGCTCCCTACGGTCTTACTGATGTGGGCATTGTCGCTGCCGCAAAAGATAAATATCTGGTTTTGACGGATGATCTTAGAGTGGCTGGTTTTGCTCATCAACATTGCGTGGATGTCGTGAACTTCAATCACATCCGCGAAGCGAGTTGGGAAGTCTAA
- a CDS encoding copper chaperone PCu(A)C yields the protein MLKSSLLLAALLLPVFSAANADDYKAGDLLVSDPWSQELPPNAPTVAAYFVIHNTGETPDRLLSVETPVADKAELHEHVMQGDLMKMQQVPNVAVPAKGELTFAPMAYHVMLLGLKDRSLLADGKQFPLTLTFEKAGKVEVEVSVQKVPPMAAHEHKHAH from the coding sequence ATGCTCAAATCTTCCCTGCTTCTGGCCGCGTTGCTGCTGCCGGTGTTCAGTGCTGCCAATGCCGATGACTACAAGGCCGGCGACCTGCTGGTCAGCGACCCCTGGTCCCAGGAGTTGCCGCCGAATGCGCCAACGGTGGCGGCGTACTTTGTGATTCATAACACCGGCGAAACGCCGGACCGCCTGCTCAGCGTCGAGACGCCCGTCGCCGACAAGGCCGAGTTGCATGAACACGTCATGCAGGGCGACCTGATGAAGATGCAGCAAGTCCCCAACGTCGCCGTGCCCGCCAAGGGCGAGCTGACTTTCGCGCCGATGGCCTACCACGTCATGCTGCTGGGCCTCAAAGACCGCAGCCTGTTGGCCGACGGCAAGCAATTCCCGCTGACCCTCACCTTCGAAAAAGCCGGCAAGGTCGAGGTCGAAGTGTCGGTGCAAAAGGTGCCGCCGATGGCCGCCCACGAGCATAAACACGCCCACTAG
- a CDS encoding DUF2946 domain-containing protein, which yields MGAPRARLSPHARVTRGSWISLFAMLMIFIGPLISQAMPMDHHAGMSMSMSMDMPMDHGESHHPKAPDEHHALWAKCGYCDLLYSCPALPGGVSTLTLGAPSPATALTPATRLGHARQSIFPGARSRAPPIIA from the coding sequence ATGGGCGCCCCCCGCGCCAGGTTGTCGCCACACGCCCGCGTAACGCGCGGCAGTTGGATCAGCCTGTTCGCCATGCTGATGATCTTTATCGGTCCGCTGATTTCCCAAGCGATGCCGATGGATCATCACGCCGGTATGTCGATGAGCATGTCCATGGACATGCCGATGGACCACGGCGAATCCCATCACCCCAAAGCCCCTGACGAACACCACGCCCTCTGGGCCAAGTGCGGCTATTGCGACCTGCTCTACAGCTGCCCCGCCCTGCCCGGCGGCGTTTCCACGCTCACCCTCGGCGCCCCATCGCCGGCCACCGCCCTCACCCCCGCCACGCGCCTCGGACATGCCCGGCAGAGCATCTTCCCCGGCGCCCGCAGCCGCGCGCCGCCCATCATCGCGTAA